From a region of the Triticum aestivum cultivar Chinese Spring chromosome 7D, IWGSC CS RefSeq v2.1, whole genome shotgun sequence genome:
- the LOC123169029 gene encoding cytochrome b561, DM13 and DOMON domain-containing protein At5g54830, giving the protein MAPLALLCLACLLLLAPSLSAAASAECGRNTSLAGHEADLRMSQHQLRGRVAVLDGCSFRVSSLDLLAGSADARWWRADGADLAALSRGSPAAPDPLNRTFASESLVFRLLPGLSWPLVPVLAAFDPLTSSLFGFVSLAAPNATSDAKVAASATEEPTMFASCAQLSPRLRVRWTLREAANAIDVGLEAAVGSEYYMAFGWADPARSAANVSMIGADVAVAGFTEEGLPFADDYFVTKYSECLLRGDRGAEGVCPDTFYDRRNGSAAGDASVNNTRLVYGHRRDGVSFVRFSRPLASPDKRYDVAVNSTRGMTVIWAIGLLRQPDLLRPYYLPLNHGAPAGTAYGFLTLNVSAATNGCSGPLDADDKEDQGRITAERQTPLVVTTGPALHYPNPPNPEKVLYINKKEAPLLKVERGVPVTFSVQAGHDVPLYITSDPVGGNATARNASEVIYAGDPTAEGVPATPTELVWLPDRNTPDLVYYQSLYDPKMGWKIQVVDGGLSDMYNNSVLLDDQQVTFFWTLSGDSINIAARGEKKSGYIAIGFGGAMVNSYAYVGWVDGNGTGHVNSYWIDGKDGMSVHETHENLTYKRCRSENGVIIFEFTRPLTPSCSGRVECKNIIDPSTPLKVIWAMGSQWSSGRLSVKNMHSVTSNRPVRILLLSGLAEAVEDLRPVLAVHGFMMFVAWGLLLPGGIVAARYLKHVKGDLWFQAHTYLQYSGLAVMFMGVLFAVAELRGFSFKSTHAKIGAIAFTFTCMQPVNAYLRPHRAENEEILSRNRIIWEYLHTYTGRTALVAAVTALFTGLQHLGHRYGSKTIKGLTCGLVVWVVSAVLVVAYLEYLKVKRRRDGADGLTHKFVLGNTEEDDSVDLLQSGRFDSKMDSSSPGSMEVQLEPLKG; this is encoded by the coding sequence ATGGCGCCGCTCGCCCTCCTCTgcctcgcctgcctcctcctcctcgcgccctcCCTCTCCGCCGCGGCGTCGGCGGAGTGCGGCAGGAACACGAGCCTGGCGGGCCACGAGGCGGACCTGCGCATGTCGCAGCACCAGCTGCGGGGCCGCGTGGCCGTGCTGGACGGCTGCTCCTTCCGCGTCTCCTCGCTGGACCTCCTCGCCGGCTCCGCCGACGCGCGCTGGTGGCGGGCCGACGGCGCCGACCTCGCCGCGCTCTCCCGCGGCTcccccgccgcgcccgacccgcTCAACCGCACCTTCGCCTCCGAGTCCCTCGTCTTCCGCCTCCTCCCGGGCCTCTCCTGGCCGCTCGtccccgtcctcgccgccttcgacccgCTCACCTCCTCCCTCTTCGGCTTCGTCAGCCtcgccgcccccaacgccacctcCGACGCGAAGGTCGCCGCGTCCGCCACCGAGGAGCCCACCATGTTCGCCTCCTGCGCGCAGCTCTCGCCGCGGCTGCGCGTGCGCTGGACGCTCCGCGAGGCGGCCAACGCCATCGACGTCGGGCTCGAGGCGGCCGTCGGCTCCGAGTACTACATGGCGTTCGGCTGGGCGGACCCCGCCAGGTCCGCCGCCAACGTCTCCATGATCGGCGCCGACGTCGCCGTCGCGGGCTTCACCGAGGAGGGCCTCCCGTTCGCCGACGACTACTTCGTCACCAAGTACAGCGAGTGCCTGCTCCGCGGCGACAGAGGCGCCGAGGGCGTCTGCCCGGACACGTTCTACGACCGCCGCAACGGCAGCGCCGCCGGCGACGCCTCCGTCAACAACACCAGGCTCGTCTACGGCCACCGCCGCGACGGCGTCTCCTTCGTGCGCTTCTCGCGCCCGCTCGCGTCGCCCGACAAGAGGTACGACGTGGCGGTCAACTCCACGAGGGGCATGACCGTCATCTGGGCCATCGGGCTGCTCCGGCAGCCGGACTTGCTGAGGCCGTACTACCTGCCGCTCAACCACGGCGCGCCGGCGGGCACCGCCTACGGGTTCCTCACGCTCAACGTGTCCGCGGCGACCAACGGGTGCTCCGGACCGCTGGACGCCGACGACAAGGAGGACCAGGGCAGGATCACGGCGGAGCGGCAGACCCCGCTGGTGGTCACCACGGGGCCGGCGCTGCACTACCCCAACCCGCCCAACCCAGAAAAGGTGCTCTACATCAACAAGAAGGAGGCGCCTCTGCTCAAGGTGGAGCGCGGCGTGCCGGTCACCTTCTCCGTCCAGGCCGGGCACGACGTGCCGCTGTACATCACGTCCGACCCCGTCGGCGGGAACGCCACGGCCCGGAACGCCTCGGAGGTAATCTACGCTGGCGACCCGACGGCGGAGGGCGTGCCGGCGACGCCGACAGAGCTTGTCTGGCTGCCGGACCGGAACACGCCGGACCTGGTATACTACCAATCCCTCTATGATCCCAAGATGGGGTGGAAAATACAGGTGGTCGACGGCGGCCTCAGCGACATGTACAACAACAGCGTGCTGCTGGACGATCAGCAGGTGACATTCTTCTGGACTCTGTCCGGCGACTCCATCAACATCGCCGCCCGCGGCGAGAAGAAGAGCGGGTACATCGCCATCGGCTTCGGTGGCGCAATGGTGAACAGCTACGCCTACGTCGGGTGGGTCGACGGCAACGGCACGGGACATGTCAACTCGTACTGGATCGACGGGAAGGACGGCATGAGTGTGCACGAGACGCATGAGAACCTCACCTACAAGAGGTGCCGGTCGGAGAACGGCGTGATCATATTCGAGTTCACCCGTCCATTGACGCCTTCGTGCAGTGGAAGGGTGGAGTGCAAGAACATCATCGATCCCTCGACACCTCTGAAGGTCATCTGGGCCATGGGCTCCCAGTGGTCATCTGGCCGATTGAGTGTGAAGAACATGCACTCTGTCACCAGCAACCGACCTGTCCGGATCCTTCTGCTGAGTGGCCTGGCGGAGGCGGTGGAGGATCTGCGGCCGGTGCTCGCCGTTCATGGGTTCATGATGTTTGTGGCATGGGGATTGCTGCTTCCAGGAGGAATCGTGGCGGCGCGGTACCTCAAGCATGTCAAAGGGGATCTCTGGTTCCAGGCTCACACATATCTTCAGTACTCAGGCCTGGCTGTCATGTTCATGGGGGTTCTCTTTGCGGTCGCCGAGCTCCGGGGTTTCTCTTTCAAATCCACGCACGCTAAAATCGGCGCGATAGCATTTACATTCACTTGTATGCAGCCGGTAAATGCTTATCTCCGACCACACCGAGCGGAGAATGAAGAAATTCTGTCAAGAAACAGGATCATCTGGGAATATCTGCATACCTACACCGGGAGGACTGCTCTGGTAGCCGCTGTCACGGCACTTTTCACCGGTTTGCAGCATCTTGGGCACAGGTACGGCAGCAAGACGATCAAGGGACTTACATGTGGATTGGTAGTTTGGGTTGTGAGTGCTGTATTGGTGGTGGCTTACCTCGAGTACTTGAAGGTTAAGCGAAGAAGAGATGGCGCCGATGGCCTCACGCACAAATTCGTGCTTGGCAACACTGAGGAAGACGATTCAGTTGATCTTCTGCAGTCCGGTAGGTTCGACAGTAAAATGGACTCTAGTTCGCCTGGATCGATGGAAGTGCAGCTCGAGCCACTCAAAGGATGA